From Alligator mississippiensis isolate rAllMis1 chromosome 1, rAllMis1, whole genome shotgun sequence:
TTACTGAAGATCAACCGCTCAAGATCCCCCTGCGGAAGATCAGCTGCTCAAAACCTACTTTGGCAGAAGTAGGATTGCCTGGAATGACCTCCCTGACATTTCCAGGTCCGGAGTGTTCCTGcagatgcaggcaggcaggacaTGCTCAGTCTGTCCTTGCTGGGACCTCCTGCCACTGGTATAGAGCGGTCCAGATTCAGGCAAACACTGGAGAATAGTGGGAGTTCAAGTACACCTGTGTCCTCTGCATTTCCAAATTACTTGCTCAGCTTACTTGCTAGTTTGAATCCCTCTCTGAGGCAGCTAACTCTTCCCAAGAACTGTATATGTAGCCTAAGcattgtgggggccgaggggggacCGAGGATCGGGAATCCTcaggaacgctagctggggttgcggctgcgatcccgtgacgggcagatgggtactctctatcaccggagcggaattaggcacagacgggaCACGTATCAGTTGGAAAAACAGaaatggctttacttacactgtagagtcatatacagcgcaggcaagaagtgacttcacacttcaatcgtagttgcaacaattctaatctctagtcgctaatcgaggagctcttgtagaccagGTAGCTCGGGTcttctaactcgggcatgcaataCGGAGGATACATCGTAAGGCTTCGACGAcagggagtcgttggcaggtgatcaaactgccggaattccactccagggggaatcgcggagttctccaactaaggcggaaacgcccctaaccttttatacggctagcgagccaattgccagccgccacgtaggaataatttgacatcggccaatcgtgttatgcaaatctgtATATCCTCGGTGGGAACTCTATCcatgccggaactcttcaccatgccaagaattcccctgccttaccgtgccttgtgctggaaagttccactgtgtcgaggcactgatccaaatcagctctgacaagcATCTAATGTGGGgctgtggctctctctctctggggggtCAGTCACTTTCTTGGAGTTTAGGGGTCAGTGCACTGAACCTATGCACTTTTTAGCACAATGCTGCTAGGTAGAAGGAACTTTGTCAAACTCCAGCAGGTCTGAGTTTGAGAAACTGGGTCCATCTTTCCCCCGCCCCACTTCCTTTCCACCACTCATTTCATGACCCACCCCCATCCGATTAActcaccccccccagccccacctctcacCACCTAAgaacagggatagaagcctgtcctgttTTCACCAggcctgtagtggcaactcacagctgcgGCTTCTAGTTAGGCCTCTGTTCACtaaccctctagtggcaagtcacagctgtgcaagtggaggacagagaaggtttttagccttaggGTGTAACTACTCCAAACTcaaactagcactaacaccaacCAATGTCTGAGCAGCTCTAAGGCTCATACGCTAAGGACAATGTACAGAACGTTTTATGTATAATCATGCTTCTCCAACTCCTGCTAAAACACAGGGGAGTTTTTGGAGGAATAGCCTTTTTCTACTTTTCAGCAAAGGtcctgggattaaaaaaaaaagcaggggggggcagggggagaagaccACTCATATTACCTAAGGATTAGAAAACTGATGAATACTAATAGTAGATTGATATACTGTTAACCTGAAAAGGTGCTTTCGTTTTAGCAATCAGGTACAATTTTTGGTATACTTCTGTTTTTCCTGCATGAGTCTCCTGATGTAAGTATGGTGATCTTTGTAGTTTGTGTCTTAGCCTCCCGGAGGGGTCAAAAGCAGTACAAAGGAACAATCCAGACTGGTGTAGTAGCATACTGTCAGCAGCAGATCAGCTACTTATACTGTAGCCATCAGAACGACACAGTACCAGTATTCCTAAATGAGGAGGCAGGATTCACAGCCATTTTTTTAGATTTTCATTAACCAGTGAATTCACATGGTAATGTTGGCTTTCGGCAGTAGATGGCACCACAGGATGAGCCTGTTCTATAGCCTAAGCACACACAAATGTGTTCTCTGGACTACTAAAGGGAGGTTGATACAATTTTTTACAGCATCAGCACAATTCCACTCTGAAAGCGTTACATTAGGTATTTACAATTTCAGGTGTTTATTCCTAAAATACAGGAGTTAATGACAGTTTTGCGATGAGAAGCAGTAAGCCATGTTAGTCTTGAAGACAAGCAAACAATAGGGTAGATGAATAAGCTCTCTCAAGCAGCAGCTTACTTTGTCACATGCAAGAATTTCCCATCTTTTGGCGTTTTCCTTTTGTTTGAAGGGATGGGTAAAACTAGATGTTTTTGTTAAATATCTTTACTTCAAGAAGGAAACAACTAGATACCCAATTTTCTTGTTGTGTGCAATacagcctgctcccctgggagcTTTATTTGAACTCACAAAAAGAACGTGTTGCtgcttttcattctttttaacACCATCAAAATAGTTAAACTCTCACATcaaacccttccccccaccattaTATATTTACAGGCAATTTTCCTAGTCActgatccctgcccccacacaATGTTGTCTTGACATTTTCAGTAAAACTTTGCCCTTAAATCTTCCAATGAAAAAATGGGGGGCACCTGGAAACTCTGTCCCTAAAGAGTCAAAGTACCCATAATGTGCCATATTGCACCCAAAAGGGAGCTATGTCAGCTGCTGAAGTGTAAGCACGTGCGTTCAGTCATTCACACAGTATTCTCTCTGCTTTGCAATAAAACCAATCACAGGAAGGAATTACTTTTGATTGTAGCAGCCAAGCATAGCACCAGCTTTCATTTGATGTGGTTGTTCACGTGACAGCAGATTACAGGTCATAATTCTGCACCAAAACTACAATGTAGATAAAGCAGTCAGGTGGATCGGGGCaggaaataaaacatgaaataggTAATCAAGGGCAAGAATTCTACTCCAAAACTGTACCAGAACTTTCTTTGATAGCATGGTTCTCTTTGTGCAGTGGAGCTTACATAAAGAAGTGACCCAGCTAATTAGAGTGAAACAGCTGTAGCAGTAGAGCCCTTTAGTTTTGAGGCAGTTTCCAGACTAACACTCACTTCCTAATCCCACTCAACTGCACTTGATCCTGTCATGATTTGTACTCCTTGTGAAATACTCATCCTGTAACACCATCTTGCAGTTCTGTAGCACTATTTATTAGGTCTCAAAACATTTTATGAACATTCATTTTGCCCACATCCAGATGATGGAATGTTTAGAAAACTCCAAgcgtgtctctctctctctacccagAATCAATATACAAGCAGAGACTTTAGTGGCAAAAATCcttaaaaaggaaacatttaagcATTTAGTACAAGTGCTAAATTGTGAAATAAGCAGAGAAACTTCCTGCACTATGCACCTATGAATGTGCAAAACCATCCCTTATGGGTGCCTGGAAAAGAAGAGGGgtaaggctgcaaacagctgtacctGGGCATGAATCTGAGCAGAAAGGAAGTCACAAATAGTACTGTCAAAGGGTTAGGAAAGGCTTACAGAGAATCAGATGCCTCCTGACAGATGTCAGAAGTGCCATGAGGAAACACTTTCTCCTCCAGTCAGAACACAGTTTAAAGATGTGAACCAGATTCCATTTGATCTCTGCAGAATTTCCTCCTGCCTCAGTTAATCCTTAAGTGAATCTCTTTGGAGAATTTACATCCGGCAAAGCTTCAGTGGGAAATTCTCTGTGATGAGATGATCGTCATGCAGGAGGACAACAATATTAACTTCAAATTCTGGGGGGGAGTGGAAAAACAAGACATAGGAGCTCTAAATTAGCTCAAATTATACAGCAGAATCAATGACAGCATGGTGCCATAAGTTCCTGCACTCAACTGTTCCATCTCATAAGACTCGTTCAATCAGTTTTTACTATTCTGGATTTGTCTGTCACTGGGCAATTTGATAATGCATGAAAGAACTGGGTGAGATTAAATGACCAATTACTTGCATTAAAGGCTTTGAATGACCTCTAAAGAGAAAAAGCTTCCTTTGGGAAAGGACTCCTGTTCACAAcactgaagaatgtcttgcactgTACCATGAAAGTCATGTGGTGGTGTTTAGACCTCTAAATGAGCTTTCTCTTAGGGCAGTCTCTCTCAAAGCAACAAATGCTGCTCTGATGTATCACAGGCAAAGACAGGTGAGAATGGATAAAACAGTCTCCATGCAAGGTAATTCCGTAAGACATTTCTGAGAAGGGGGAAAACTTAACTTGGCTGAGTTAAAAAAGGAGCTTAATATGTGCTTAAATGcatgagggaggcagggggatttTAAATATCTCTACATATTATATATTGAGATCAATACAGAAATCAGTTTAAGATGCCTGGGGCAGTTCTACTCCAGTTGAGATTCACAGCTTCCATGCTCTTGGGAGCTAGGTGGGAAGAGATCTGCTTTGAAACAACATATATTTGAAATATGTTCAGTATTTGTGAATCATTGCCACCTACAGCAATTGCTTTGGATTTATCATTTATCTGTTGTGTTATGGACACATATCAAGTGACTCCAGGCTGATCAAAGCTTCACTAGGTTAGACAATGTGTGAGAGAGGAGCTAGCaaacatctctctttctctctctctccagttttacCCCAGTTTCCCTGCTACTTGTGCATGCTGTGAGCATTAAACACATTTAGACCCACCTGAAACACATTATTTGGTATCAAAATCTGTCCTCTGAAGAATGTGACTGGTAAGAATTAGCCCATATCATTATGAAGCCATTTAGAGTACAAAAATGGGGCCTAAATCCTATTTATCCATAAGAGCTGTGCATTGTGTACACTTCATGCTACTCCAGTAACGTACTGCAACCTCATTTGTGGCTCATTATGGCTAAGTGGTGGTCATCTGTATCATGGCCTCCTTAAGCAGAAGAAATTACAATGAAGCCAACAAGTTGTTTGAAAAGGTCACTGAAGGTGCAAATATTTAAGAACAGCTCCCTACTTACCAACTTTGAAGTTTGTTGTTTCCAGAGTAGGGCACGTGAACAGCCTGGGGAATACCATGTATATAGGAATAGGCAGGCCTCTGCAGACATCACCATCAGCAATTTGAATATTCTGAATCTCTGTGGCATCTCTGGCATAACCTTCTGCACAACCTGGAGAAAACAGAAAGCATTTTGGTGAAGAATTACAAGACATCTGAACACTGAACGATTTTCCAGATTTTCCCAGATAGCACAAATTCTTCCCCTTCACCCCACAAACTTCAACCTTAGAAACTTCAGTTTAAAAATGTTCATGTCAGGGTTGCCCAAATGGCGGCCTGTCAGCTGTATGCAacccccaggctcccacccagccactgcttcccaaTAATTCAagctgaagcagcagccaggggctccaggctccccctgccctctccagtttccacatccagctcctgccccagaggGTGAGGCCAGGGCACCTGTGAATgtggtggagcaggcaggtgaCCCCTTGCTGGTGTGGCCTGCCACGCAGCTCCTGGTCACTCAGAAGCTGAACAGCCCTGGTTTAGATTATGAAAATGAATTCTTAAAAGCGATCCCTTCAAGTTACAAAACATAATGCTTCCAAATATCTTTTCTTCAACTGCTCTGTATAAATGTACTATGTTGGTTTTAAAGTAAAGTACAGTAAGTATTCAGATCAATATTGCAGCCTATTCAAGTTAGTCTACATAAGGCAACCTACCACAAGTTTCCACACGTACTAACTGCAATTCAATACTTTTGATGGCTGCTTCTGCATTCTCCACCACCAGTTCCCCCATTAATGGCTGCGTAATGATGCAGTTAGTCGAGTTGAGATGACCTCTGATGAGAAATTTTGGAAGCAAGGCTCTCTAAAGGTGaggtagaaagaaaacaaaaaacccacacagttAATCAAATAAACATAGAGAATACTGGCTTGACAAAGTCACCTATATGGCAAGAACAAATGAAAATTACCAAGGTAAATAATTCTCTCTTTAGTAATTTTCTTGTTTTCTAaaaaagcaaaaccagggaaaacAAATTCAGCTGTACATGGGAGAAACATATTCTGCTGGTGGATTTCACAGCTATTTGCTGACAGCAGAGAAATGCAGACTCCAGAAGCCTGGGTTTCATTCAAGGCTCTGGCAGGGATTGGGCTCTCATTGTCACAGACCCACTGGTCCCATCGACACAACCTTCTTCAGCTTCATATTCCCACCTTCTCTTCCAGATATTTTGGCCCAGCAACCCTCTACTagttttcccccaccccacagtctaCACTCACCTACCACTTCTCTCCCCACTCCATTCCAAACCCTCAATGGCTTCAAGTCCCACCTCCCAACAACTTCAAGTTCCTGCCCCTAAGTTTCTTGTTGCCACTTGTTTCCTCCAACACCCAGCCAGTTCATGACTCCCTGACTGCTAGAATGAGCAAGTATAGGGGAAGTCCTACTCAGCCACTGTAGCCCTCAGCTAAAAGTCATGTAGCCATGCTCAAGGTCTAAATTAAGCAGCTATTTCTATGAACAAAATGTTTACAGACATACAAAAACTGCATTGTTGTGGATGTTTTAATGCATATATGGACAAATCTGAGCATTTACCCAAAACTGGAGCAGAAAAATATCCTGGACTCTACATATGCTCACACAACCCCATTCCCCAGTCTTGGTCTCAGAAATGAGTAAACTATTTTGGCTGGAAAATTCAAAGCGCACAGCATGAAGCAAGCCCCCTACTATGAACAATTTCAACACAAAGTTACAGcttggcaaagttataagcaactgggTGAACTTAAAAGAAAATGCTGGACAACTtttactggcagcagcagcagcaaccttctGCATGAAATCCTGAAGACAAAGCCACTACCACTTCCAGAATAGAAGAGCATTTTATACCCAAGCACAGAGTAAATTCatctttgcaaataaaaaaaatagttctaTTTGATTATTTATATATTCCAGTgtcttcagtccctggtcccctTCCTCCAATTATCTCAGCATCTGAGAGATGATAATGAAACCACCCTTCTAACAGCTCAGTGAGGCCAGGAAGTATTAATATCCcctgtacagttacaggtggggaactgaggcaccggggggggggccgcggcGGGAGGGGGGCCGCAGAGACTCCGAAGGGACTTGGTCTCTGGTAAGAGACCTGAACTCAAGTTTCCAGCTCTAAGTCCCAATCCAGTGCCTTTACCACCAAATTAATATTATCCTGTCTAGATCAAAGCCAGATATTTTTCTCCCCAGctgctaaagaaaaaaatcagctgtTAAAATACATAAACGTAAAACAAGAGAAGGAGTTGTCTTTCACTGAACTGCTGCTTACAGAAACAGGAGTCACAAATAGGCAAAAAGGGGGAAAGAACCAAGGAAAGAACTATGACTAGCTACAGAGCACTGTAACAGCAGCTGCCTCTCTTCTCATACCAGCTCATACTGGAGGTACAGGAGTCATTCAGAACTACCTAGTACATTATAAAACAGAAGCCTTACCTCTTTAACATTCTGTAAGGTTTCAGGTGTAATCGTGAAGTCCACTGGGCTTGGCATCAGCTTCCCTTTCTGAGGCTGCAGCATAACAAAAAATAGCACTCATACCATAAACTACTTATACACTTAGACTCTTAAAAAgaaagcaacaactgcacacaaCTGTTTGAGAGCCTAAATGCCTAAACATCTAATTGTGAAAGATGCTGAACAAAACTACACCAAGCTCTCTACATAACAAGGAAAGTGTGCATTTCCTGCATTCCTTATTTCAAAAAGTGCAATAAACTAGAACCCAAATTTTGATGATCCAGATACAAATCCCCGGATATTACAAAATAACTATGATTTCATGGAATCCCATGCAAGCGGAGCTGTAGTATCCATTATTGCAATACAGCATTCATCAGTTACTGGTGCAAGCACTGGTTGTGCTGAGAACCCAAAGGTTTCTGACAAGtaagggaagaaaaacccgcagcatccttataggctcagcagtgctatgttggctagcactatggaagaaagagacttgggggtcatcattgaccacaagatgaacatgagcctgcaatgcgatgctgcggctagtaaagcgaccaaaacactggcttgcatccatagatgcttctcaagcaaatcccaggacatcattctccccctgtactcggccttagtgaggccgcagctggagtactgcgtccagttttgggctccacaattcaaaaaggatgtggagaagcttgtgagatccagagaagagccacgcgcatgatcagaggtcagggaagcagaccctacgatgacaggctgagagccctggggctctttagcctggaaaagggcaagctcaggggtgatctgatggccacctacaagtttatcaggggtgaccaccagtatctgggggaacatttgttcaccagagcgtcccaagggatgacgattaggttgaatggtcataaactactacaagaccgtttcaggctggacataaggaagaatttctttactgtctgagcccccaaggtctggaacagcctgccaccagaggtggttcaagcggctacattgaacaccttcaagagcaaactggatgcttatcttgctgggatcctgtgaccccagctgacttcctgccctttgggcagggggctggactcgatgatcttccgaggtcccttccagccctaatgtctatgaaatctatgaaagtacaCCAATAGCTTATTGATACAGAGCTGGGTGTGCCAAGAATTTGGCtctttcattttacattttacatttcattttatatttaaaattacaGAAAGTTTTATGGGTCAAATGATACATGCTCCTTTATTCTTAGTTGCTAGGAAAGATTGGAGAGATTGATCATGCATTTCCTCTACTATTCtcaatatattcttttttttttttctctaacttCCCTCCCTTACCTTCCAAGGTTCCCAGAACTTTCTGAATTCCTCTCATTTTACCAGAGGCCCTTACAGCTTGTGGCCCAAAAGCCATGTACTGGAAGCAATCTATAGGTGCTAAATTTGGTGCACATTGATTTTGCCAGGTGAGATTATGGCCTTCTAACAGCACAGTTTGGCATAATGAACTCCACCAAGTTGGCTTTTGcggtcactgctgcaagatcccaaccTTGGCCTCAAAGCAGCTCCCTACCAGCCCCCCaacctgccagtgctgctggggccactctccatggaaaccttgaCCCTGCACTGTTAGTGCCACTGCtactggagtctccatggaaactggacgcagcaacacaggcaggggctgctgggaaacggcTGCGGAGCAACACTAACAATTAGCAGGTCCATCCAGGCTATCATGCAGAtgcagctacactgcttccatTGGACAGGCTTGAGGGAACTGGCGTCAAGCATGGTAAAATTTACCAGGTAGACAGGCTAAAATGAGTTTCAAGTGACCAAAAGGTCCCTGCAGTTTTCCTGAAATGGCAGCCTTGCACTTTCCTGGGAGAGGACAGTTTAAAGCAGTCATATTACAATTCAGCATCTGCAGCCCCTTTACCCTTGTTCCCCAAAAGAGATGTGTTGTCACTGTTTGCCTTGATTCATATTTCATATTACACTGAAAATCATGAACATCAGGACTGCTGATGCCTGTCATTCAGTGCTGAGGGTCCCAGCTGTGCGCTGCTGGGATGAGTCACAGTGCTACAATGACATCAAAAGACCTAACTGGAACTTTGCAATTAGTTTTAATAATCCCCATTACTTAAGCCTAATAGAAGTTCCTCATAATTCCAAAACAGGTAAGTGCTAGCTAAAAAAGTATTTTTACTTATGGAGAAATACAGTTCAACAAATTCTGCCACAAGAAATAAGGTTGAGGGAAATAGCACAATGTGTATCAGTAAATCCGAGAATTACATGGACAATAAAACCTCATTAATTCACTCTGACTGGGATACTTGTGGTAATTTATTGAATCATGAACTAGTGAGTGCTGAACTGGGAACTGGCTATAAAGCAAGGATACTATACAGCACGTAATTTGTTCATTATTTTGACAACCGTGACTTATTTATAATGCTGCATAATATACCAGTAAGTGTAGTGTaatatattttgtaaaataatGAAAGCTTAGAAATAAGAGACCTCCCCATAGTAGCTTGCTATTAAATCTTTGCTGAGAGATGGGCATTTCTTGCACTCGTTAATGAAGTTCTACTATATTTATTTTCTCCATTATCACAACAGGAATGAAAAGTATTTAAGTGTATTAATGTCTTATTAACATCCTGTTAAAGAACACATTGTGGGAGCTAAGTATGTTCTAGCACCTTTTGGAGAAggaaatttatttttgttaattttgCACGGCTTGTATCAATTACAGATGCTCTGGACATGTCTACATTTCAGTGATAACAGTGATACTCCTTTTGATGAAAGTTCACAGGATGACACcaaaggcagctcctgctctAGATTCTGTAATGAGTTCCAACCAGAAGCAGCGGGCATGCATGCACAGCTAATTGCAGGATTGTGCATTAAGTTACAACAGGGATGTTTGGAGTGACTTGCCATCTGTAAACACCTGGCTGAAAACAAAACTTATTTGAGACATTGGTCTTGTGGAGTCTGTGTGTATTTGCTCGCTTGTTTCCAAGCTGATGCACTCCTATCTCAACACGTAGACCTAGGGACTTGAATCTCTAATTAGGCATCTAAAGTAAAAGAAAATGTAAGTGATCTTTTTAAAATGGTGAGCACCCAAAGCTCTCAGTACTTGCAATCAGAGCTCTGGAGCCTTGACACATCCAAGGAAAAGAAATCAGTTCAACACTTTAATAGTCAGATACTGACTAGATCAGCATATAGCTAGGAAATGAAGTGAACAAGCAGTAGATGAGTCTAAGAATTGGATGGGAAAGTGGGAGGAGCTCACAACATAGTGAGTTCAGCATCTGTACCACTTAAAAAGGCACCTTTAAATAAAATTAAGGCACAGAGGTTGCATAAATATACCTCAAAGTGACTGCAACCTCTAATATCTTTAACTTGGGAACAAAGATGAGTTTGAGGCTGACTACACTCCTAACTCTTGTGTTATGCTTTGTTCATAATGTGTCACAAAACATATAAAAGTTTTAATACTGCATGACAGTACTGGTGCCAAGTAGCACTACACAGGGCAAAACTGCCAAGGTGAAAATGCCAACTTACCTGTGAATGGACAATGAATTCACAAGTCTTAGTTAGGTCCTTAGCCAACAGAGAACGTCGCATGTCACATCGAAGAGTATACTGTGTggaggaaataaataaataaaaggtgagTGGGGGAAGAGCACAAAAAACTTTAACCTTAGCCTTTCCCCCTCTATCTCTAGTATGAATACAGAGACAAATAAGCACAGAGTGCCACTTACTGTTAAGGTTCCATTTGTAAGCAGTTTATAGAAAGATTAGCAGGCAATTTATGTTTTGATTAATAAATACTCTTACAGCAGTCACTAACCATTGATTAGAATCCAGCTCATGTCTGTAATAAGCTTTACattgattaatcatttaacaaTTTTCACATGCTCAATCTGATTATTAATTATAACTAATGAACATCTGCATTGCTATTAACACACAGAGGCATTAGTAAAAAAATTACGCCCCATTACACTAAATGGTGAATACATGTGTAGAAAGATATGGCCCCTGCCCAGAAAAGCTTACAATCTAATCATGTTTCTTTACTAATGAACAATAAGTGGAATAGTTGCAGCTATTCCTGGCTGAAAAATAGCCTTTACTTTTTTTTAGTCCAGTCATTACTAGGAGAATTCTTACCAAGACTTCTGTACTAGAGTAATGAAGAAACTGTGCAAGAGACTCTAATACTAATTCCATCAAGATAGCATTCCTCTGGTTTCTACAGGAATACTATATGCTCCAGTCAGCCTACACCTTCATAAGGCGCTGTCAACCCTTGCAGGTTGGTAACTTTTTATTCAAAGTCAAAAAACTTTACAGTAAATGCAAAAGTGCTCTGAATGGTAATAATAAGCCTATAAAATGGGTGTTCTTTGAAACAAAGAGCACCCCAACTCAAAGGGATAAATATGagacaagctttggggcacaacgTGCCCTTTTTAGGTCTGGGGCTTGCTTCTTCCCTAGACCTGAAGAAAGGCACTTTGTGCCCAAGAGGTTGTCTAAACTTCTCTCACAACTATAtaaacagttggtccaataaaaatatcactaAAACTAACAAACAAAACTTATTTCTTGCATATCagctggaccatcatagctacaaccaCACACTAACTATAGAACTTGAGGGATTAGAGTGTGCAGGGAGCGGGAATATAAGGACTTTTTTGGTATTGTCTAAAATAAAGTTCAATGACTACCACAATATCTAAGCCCCTTGCCCTATCTAATAAATTTACCCTCACATCACCTCAGGGAGGGGTCTGTTATCCTTAATTTTCAGAGAGGGAGTAGAAGTGTGGGAGAGACTATGTGCTGAAGTCATATTCCAGAACTGAATTTTGCTGTTAAATTCCAGGCTAGTAGCAGTCAGGCAACATTTTatttccaggaggaaggagttgtgaggggggaggggaagaggaggagaccaaggggaggggagcaggaaataACTCTTCATTAAaactcctctttttcttttctttcttttggggggtggggcaaggaaAGAAGCTGGGTATGTGACGAGATGGGAACAGCCAAAAGG
This genomic window contains:
- the VPS26C gene encoding vacuolar protein sorting-associated protein 26C isoform X2, encoding MGTALDIKIKRANKVYHCGEVLSGVVVITSKDTVQHQGISLTMEGAVNLQLSAKSVGMFEAFYNSVKPIQIINSTLEMVKPGKLPSGKTEIPFEFPLLVKGNKVLYETYHGVFVNIQYTLRCDMRRSLLAKDLTKTCEFIVHSQPQKGKLMPSPVDFTITPETLQNVKERALLPKFLIRGHLNSTNCIITQPLMGELVVENAEAAIKSIELQLVRVETCGCAEGYARDATEIQNIQIADGDVCRGLPIPIYMVFPRLFTCPTLETTNFKVEFEVNIVVLLHDDHLITENFPLKLCRM
- the VPS26C gene encoding vacuolar protein sorting-associated protein 26C isoform X4; this translates as MGTALDIKIKRANKVYHCGEVLSGVVVITSKDTVQHQGISLTMEGAVNLQLSAKSVGMFEAFYNSVKPIQIINSTLEMVKPGKLPSGKTEIPFEFPLLVKGNKVLYETYHGVFVNIQYTLRCDMRRSLLAKDLTKTCEFIVHSQPQKGKLMPSPVDFTITPETLQNVKERALLPKFLIRGHLNSTNCIITQPLMGELVVENAEAAIKSIELQLVRVETCGCAEGYARDATEIQNIQIADGDVCRGLPIPIYMVFPRLFTCPTLETTNFKVDGGYESFQAAV
- the VPS26C gene encoding vacuolar protein sorting-associated protein 26C isoform X1, producing MGTALDIKIKRANKVYHCGEVLSGVVVITSKDTVQHQGISLTMEGAVNLQLSAKSVGMFEAFYNSVKPIQIINSTLEMVKPGKLPSGKTEIPFEFPLLVKGNKVLYETYHGVFVNIQYTLRCDMRRSLLAKDLTKTCEFIVHSQPQKGKLMPSPVDFTITPETLQNVKERALLPKFLIRGHLNSTNCIITQPLMGELVVENAEAAIKSIELQLVRVETCGCAEGYARDATEIQNIQIADGDVCRGLPIPIYMVFPRLFTCPTLETTNFKVGKSKLKLQSSRVLSDDGISDSLMHLSSF
- the VPS26C gene encoding vacuolar protein sorting-associated protein 26C isoform X3, which encodes MGTALDIKIKRANKVYHCGEVLSGVVVITSKDTVQHQGISLTMEGAVNLQLSAKSVGMFEAFYNSVKPIQIINSTLEMVKPGKLPSGKTEIPFEFPLLVKGNKVLYETYHGVFVNIQYTLRCDMRRSLLAKDLTKTCEFIVHSQPQKGKLMPSPVDFTITPETLQNVKERALLPKFLIRGHLNSTNCIITQPLMGELVVENAEAAIKSIELQLVRVETCGCAEGYARDATEIQNIQIADGDVCRGLPIPIYMVFPRLFTCPTLETTNFKVEYSEDAEHQGIR